Proteins encoded in a region of the Veillonella parvula genome:
- a CDS encoding TIGR03960 family B12-binding radical SAM protein: MIQLDTSWLQHVQKPARYTGGEYNSIVKDHSTVDVTMALGFPDVYEVAMSHLGIKILYGLVNRREDAVAERVFAPWHDMEEEMRKRNIPLFSLETRTPIKDFDVLAFTLQYEMSFTNILNMLDLAGIPMYAKDRDMDFPLLVCGGPCAYNVEPIADFFDIVSLGESEEWGDEFIDLFKAEKAKGFPGGKEGFLRKVAQIPGTYCPALYDVEYTEQGDFKSIMPRFEDVPAAVEKRIIEDVENVFYPTKPVVPFLDIVHDRAVLELFRGCTRGCRFCQAGMLYRPVREKTPERLLQIAKDTIANTGYNEISLMSLSSADYSKLPELVDMLMEEFKDKQVSVSLPSLRIDSFSIDIAKKVQQVRKSGLTFAPEAGTQRMRDVINKGVSEEDLLAACTNAFKSGWNTVKLYFMMGLPTETDEDLAGIADLAYKVLDLHREITGKRNGSVTVSVSFFVPKTHSPYQWYGQQDVEEIHRKQRYLKSLINNRNISYHYHDGYTGYMEAAFARGDRRLSKVLVEAWKAGCKFDGWTEFFNYETWLKAFADCGLDPAYYARRTRDFDEPLPWDHLDCTVSKAFLKREWEQAVAANLTGDCRRAPCKGCNVCPELNTAIIDYKEGGRVEKVTFGLK, translated from the coding sequence ATGATTCAATTAGATACGTCATGGTTACAACATGTCCAAAAGCCTGCTCGCTACACGGGCGGCGAATACAATAGTATCGTGAAAGATCACAGTACTGTTGATGTAACTATGGCTTTAGGTTTTCCCGATGTGTACGAAGTGGCCATGAGTCATTTGGGCATCAAGATTTTGTATGGTCTCGTAAATCGTCGTGAAGATGCGGTAGCCGAGCGCGTATTTGCACCGTGGCATGATATGGAAGAGGAGATGCGGAAGCGTAATATTCCATTATTTTCCTTAGAAACACGTACGCCTATTAAAGACTTTGATGTGTTAGCATTTACGCTTCAATATGAAATGAGCTTTACAAATATCTTGAATATGCTCGACTTAGCAGGTATTCCAATGTATGCTAAGGACCGCGATATGGACTTCCCATTGCTCGTATGCGGCGGCCCTTGTGCGTATAACGTAGAGCCTATTGCAGATTTCTTTGATATCGTATCCCTCGGGGAATCTGAAGAGTGGGGTGATGAGTTTATCGACCTATTCAAAGCAGAAAAAGCGAAAGGCTTCCCAGGTGGTAAAGAAGGCTTCTTGCGCAAAGTAGCTCAAATTCCTGGTACCTATTGTCCAGCTTTATACGATGTTGAATATACAGAACAAGGCGATTTTAAATCGATTATGCCGCGTTTTGAAGACGTACCAGCAGCCGTTGAGAAACGTATTATAGAGGATGTAGAGAATGTATTCTATCCAACAAAGCCTGTTGTACCATTCCTTGATATAGTGCATGATCGTGCTGTATTGGAGCTATTCCGTGGTTGTACTCGTGGTTGTCGTTTCTGTCAGGCTGGTATGTTATATCGTCCTGTCCGTGAAAAGACACCAGAACGTTTGTTGCAAATTGCTAAAGATACGATTGCCAATACTGGGTACAATGAAATATCCTTGATGAGTTTAAGCTCTGCAGACTACTCCAAATTACCTGAGCTTGTAGATATGCTCATGGAAGAGTTTAAAGATAAACAAGTTAGTGTTAGCTTACCGTCCTTGCGTATCGACAGCTTCTCTATTGATATTGCGAAAAAGGTACAGCAAGTGCGCAAGAGCGGGCTTACCTTTGCTCCTGAAGCAGGTACGCAACGAATGCGTGACGTTATCAATAAAGGCGTTAGTGAAGAAGACTTATTGGCGGCCTGTACTAATGCTTTCAAATCTGGCTGGAATACAGTTAAATTATACTTTATGATGGGCCTTCCTACAGAAACAGACGAAGATTTGGCTGGTATTGCGGATCTTGCTTACAAGGTGCTCGATTTACACCGTGAAATTACAGGGAAACGAAATGGTTCTGTAACGGTGAGCGTATCCTTTTTCGTACCAAAAACACATTCTCCATATCAATGGTATGGTCAACAAGATGTGGAGGAAATTCATCGCAAACAACGTTACTTGAAGTCTCTTATCAATAATCGTAACATTTCCTACCACTACCATGATGGTTATACTGGTTACATGGAAGCCGCTTTTGCTCGTGGGGACCGCAGATTGTCTAAAGTTCTCGTAGAGGCTTGGAAGGCAGGTTGTAAATTCGATGGTTGGACCGAGTTCTTTAACTATGAAACTTGGTTGAAAGCATTTGCTGACTGCGGATTGGATCCTGCATACTATGCACGTCGCACCCGTGATTTTGATGAGCCTTTGCCTTGGGATCATTTAGATTGCACTGTAAGTAAAGCTTTCTTAAAACGCGAGTGGGAGCAAGCGGTAGCAGCTAATCTTACAGGCGATTGTCGTCGAGCTCCATGTAAGGGCTGTAATGTATGTCCAGAGCTCAATACAGCTATTATTGACTATAAGGAGGGTGGCAGAGTTGAAAAAGTTACGTTTGGCCTTAAATAA
- a CDS encoding TIGR03936 family radical SAM-associated protein, whose product MKKLRLALNKGEELRFLSHLDYAQAVERMIRRAEIKMAYSEGFNPHMKISFSSALALGVTAAAEYIDMDVLEEDSLESIMDRLNRVAPSGLEVLDGKEMPEKVKKMMAICNFAIYEVTGPVTDENADWAALLKPFNEAMEISYEKVTPKKTRTIDVKEFVKEPIVASVKEGMVTLTMGIGIYPQGTIKPSEVWNLGKDQYNWPITSGYEIHRKAIMVENEKGRYTPLEINY is encoded by the coding sequence TTGAAAAAGTTACGTTTGGCCTTAAATAAGGGCGAAGAATTACGATTCCTGTCACACCTTGATTATGCTCAAGCTGTAGAGCGGATGATACGTCGAGCAGAAATTAAAATGGCGTATTCTGAAGGGTTTAACCCTCACATGAAAATTAGCTTCTCCTCTGCACTCGCCTTAGGCGTAACCGCAGCGGCTGAATATATCGATATGGATGTGCTTGAAGAGGACAGTTTAGAGTCCATTATGGACCGTTTAAACCGTGTAGCGCCTTCTGGTCTTGAGGTTCTAGATGGTAAAGAAATGCCTGAAAAGGTGAAAAAGATGATGGCCATCTGTAACTTTGCTATCTATGAGGTAACAGGCCCTGTGACAGATGAAAATGCTGATTGGGCTGCGTTACTCAAACCTTTTAATGAAGCAATGGAAATTTCTTATGAAAAGGTAACACCTAAGAAAACTCGTACCATTGATGTAAAAGAGTTTGTAAAAGAACCGATCGTAGCCTCTGTTAAAGAGGGTATGGTGACCCTTACAATGGGCATCGGCATTTATCCGCAAGGTACAATCAAACCTAGCGAAGTGTGGAATTTAGGCAAGGATCAATATAATTGGCCTATTACTTCTGGCTACGAAATTCATCGTAAAGCAATTATGGTAGAAAACGAAAAAGGCCGCTATACGCCTTTAGAGATTAATTACTAA
- a CDS encoding Rne/Rng family ribonuclease, with translation MHKILVNVMREEIRMAVIDEEGQLVDFVLERTDESHMANHMYKGTVKNVLNGMQAAFVDIGGSQNAYLNLQQGKEQKILPRLSVGQQILVQVVKEEMLGKGARVTADVSLAGRFMVLLPYSEGMHISKKITDETMRSKLQELATPYVQEGCGFIIRTAAAKASADEIGRDMEYLWRTWQHVLKRFKVAKSGTDLYSDADFWFRLVRDYAHRNVEEIIVDSDMGEGRLMDLLGHGPTSQQIKVTRHRDSTPIFKANHIEPQLEDLISRDINLPSGGSIRIDHTEALTVFDVNSAHYTGKSNKLEDLAFTVNKEAAKEICRQLRLRDIGGIIVVDFIDMKDKEHQQELLKLLGVQAKLDKMKTVVCGISSLGLVEMTRKRARQGLQTLMFDTCPQCGGTGYMLSGRTVYMQIVRRIRELFKSGRIKTNLEIEVHPEVAQYLTKAVLVDLGESIGRKISIVVNSQISREGYSLMAVTE, from the coding sequence ATGCATAAAATTTTGGTCAATGTTATGCGTGAAGAAATTCGTATGGCTGTTATCGACGAAGAAGGCCAGCTAGTGGACTTTGTCTTGGAGCGTACTGATGAGTCTCATATGGCAAATCATATGTACAAAGGCACAGTAAAGAACGTATTAAATGGTATGCAAGCGGCCTTTGTTGATATTGGGGGCTCTCAAAATGCGTACTTGAACCTACAACAAGGGAAGGAACAGAAAATTTTGCCACGCCTATCTGTAGGGCAACAAATTCTCGTTCAAGTAGTGAAAGAAGAAATGCTCGGTAAAGGTGCCCGCGTGACTGCAGACGTCAGTTTGGCTGGTCGTTTTATGGTACTATTACCATATTCTGAAGGCATGCATATTTCCAAGAAAATTACAGACGAAACCATGCGCAGTAAACTACAAGAATTGGCAACCCCTTATGTACAAGAAGGTTGCGGTTTTATCATTCGCACTGCAGCAGCTAAGGCCAGTGCCGATGAAATCGGTCGCGATATGGAGTATCTGTGGCGGACCTGGCAACATGTGTTGAAGCGTTTTAAGGTTGCTAAGAGTGGTACTGACCTTTATAGTGATGCGGATTTTTGGTTCCGCCTTGTTCGGGACTATGCGCATCGCAATGTAGAGGAAATCATCGTTGATTCCGATATGGGTGAAGGTCGATTGATGGATCTTTTAGGTCATGGACCTACGTCGCAACAAATTAAAGTAACACGTCATCGCGATAGTACACCTATCTTTAAGGCAAACCACATTGAACCGCAATTAGAAGATCTTATCTCTCGCGATATTAATCTTCCTTCTGGTGGTTCAATCCGTATCGATCATACTGAAGCTCTTACCGTGTTTGATGTAAACTCTGCTCACTATACTGGTAAGTCTAATAAGCTGGAAGATTTAGCTTTCACAGTCAATAAAGAGGCGGCAAAAGAAATCTGTCGTCAATTGCGTTTGCGCGATATTGGCGGTATCATTGTGGTCGATTTCATCGATATGAAAGATAAAGAGCATCAACAAGAATTGTTAAAATTGTTGGGGGTACAAGCTAAGTTAGATAAAATGAAAACTGTTGTATGCGGCATTAGTTCGCTTGGCCTCGTAGAGATGACCAGAAAGCGAGCTCGCCAAGGCTTGCAAACCTTGATGTTTGATACATGCCCTCAATGCGGTGGTACGGGCTATATGTTGTCAGGCCGCACCGTGTATATGCAGATTGTGCGTCGTATCCGCGAGTTATTTAAGTCGGGACGTATTAAAACGAATCTAGAAATCGAAGTTCATCCAGAGGTAGCTCAATATTTAACAAAGGCTGTTCTCGTGGATTTGGGTGAGTCTATAGGGCGCAAGATTTCTATTGTAGTAAATTCACAAATTAGCCGTGAAGGGTATTCCTTGATGGCTGTCACTGAATAA
- a CDS encoding manganese efflux pump MntP family protein encodes MSVFEIILISIGLAMDAFGVSIGKGLTMPVGENGRKVTLAFLFGLFQFLMPLIGWLIGRQFIDVIADWDHWIIFGLLGYLGIAMIREGLSDDDDEDDDDKQFLGVWEMMMLSVATSLDAMAVGLTFAFLPINVWKASTMIGVITFGISLVGVYLGKFMGRFVGKYADIVGGGVLILIGTKILLQHLGIIEEF; translated from the coding sequence GTGTCTGTATTTGAAATTATATTAATTAGTATAGGCCTAGCGATGGATGCCTTTGGTGTATCTATCGGTAAGGGGCTAACAATGCCCGTAGGCGAGAATGGCCGTAAGGTAACCTTGGCATTTCTTTTTGGTTTGTTCCAGTTTCTTATGCCTCTTATTGGTTGGCTCATCGGTCGTCAATTTATCGATGTGATTGCTGATTGGGACCACTGGATTATCTTCGGACTTCTTGGTTATTTAGGTATCGCTATGATCAGAGAGGGACTTAGCGATGATGATGATGAAGATGACGATGATAAGCAATTCTTGGGTGTCTGGGAAATGATGATGCTCTCCGTAGCGACTAGCCTTGATGCAATGGCTGTAGGACTGACCTTTGCATTCTTACCTATTAATGTATGGAAAGCATCTACGATGATTGGTGTTATTACCTTTGGTATATCTTTAGTGGGTGTTTACTTAGGTAAATTTATGGGCCGATTTGTTGGAAAATATGCAGATATAGTAGGTGGAGGTGTATTGATCCTCATCGGTACAAAGATACTTTTACAACATCTTGGGATTATTGAAGAATTTTAA
- the rplU gene encoding 50S ribosomal protein L21 — translation MYAIIKTGGKQYRVAEGDVITIEKLEAAADESVTFEEVLTVVNDGDVKVGAPLVNGAKVTGTVLEHGKGKKILVFKYKAKSNYRRRQGHRQPFTKVRIESIQA, via the coding sequence ATGTACGCAATTATTAAAACTGGTGGTAAACAATATCGCGTTGCTGAAGGCGATGTAATTACTATCGAAAAATTGGAAGCAGCTGCTGACGAGTCCGTTACATTCGAAGAAGTTTTGACTGTAGTGAATGACGGCGACGTTAAAGTTGGCGCTCCTCTTGTAAACGGTGCAAAAGTTACAGGTACAGTTCTTGAGCATGGTAAAGGTAAAAAAATCTTAGTATTCAAATACAAAGCTAAATCCAACTACCGTCGTCGTCAAGGCCATCGTCAACCGTTCACAAAAGTTCGTATTGAATCTATCCAAGCTTAA
- a CDS encoding ribosomal-processing cysteine protease Prp gives MVFIEIQRNSDGQVVGCHMSGHVGYDEHGFDIVCAAVSALSATAMLGLTQIARQEGEYTNSEGQCDIVLSGTINQSGQDILGTMLLGLEEISRQYPEFVQIHEI, from the coding sequence ATGGTTTTCATTGAAATCCAGCGGAATAGTGATGGTCAAGTAGTTGGTTGTCATATGTCCGGTCATGTAGGATATGATGAACATGGCTTCGATATCGTATGTGCCGCAGTGTCTGCCTTATCGGCAACGGCAATGTTAGGACTCACCCAAATTGCTCGACAAGAAGGGGAGTATACGAATAGCGAAGGTCAATGTGATATAGTTCTCTCTGGTACGATTAATCAGAGTGGACAGGATATTCTGGGGACTATGCTTCTTGGTTTGGAGGAGATTAGCCGTCAATATCCAGAGTTTGTCCAAATTCACGAAATATAG
- the rpmA gene encoding 50S ribosomal protein L27, whose product MFTFDLQLFAHKKGVSSTRNGRDSESKRLGVKCHDGSIVKSGNIIVRQRGTHFHPGTNVGIGKDDTLFALVPGKVAFERAGRYNRKVSVYPVEA is encoded by the coding sequence ATGTTTACTTTTGATTTGCAATTGTTCGCACATAAAAAAGGTGTGTCCAGTACTCGTAACGGTCGTGACAGTGAATCTAAACGTCTTGGTGTTAAATGCCATGATGGTTCCATCGTAAAGAGCGGTAACATCATCGTTCGTCAACGTGGTACTCACTTCCACCCTGGTACTAACGTAGGTATCGGTAAAGATGACACTTTATTCGCACTTGTGCCTGGTAAAGTAGCATTTGAACGTGCTGGTCGTTATAACCGTAAAGTTAGCGTATACCCTGTAGAAGCTTAA
- the hydG gene encoding [FeFe] hydrogenase H-cluster radical SAM maturase HydG, whose product MYDVKSPKAEEFISHQEILDTLAYAEENKENRELLDAILAKAATFKGLNHREAAVLLECPLPEYKEKLFALAKEIKKAIYGDRIVLFAPLYLSNYCINGCVYCPYHSKNRDIKRKKLTQDQIREEVIALEAMGHKRIVIESGEDPLNNPLEYILESIKTIYGIKNKNGEIRRVNVNIAACSVEDYKKLHEAGIGTYTLFQETYNKENYEALHPTGPKSDYAYHTEAMDRAMQGGIDDVGIGVLYGLEHYKYDFVGLLMHAEHLEAVYGVGPHTISVPRICPADDIDVDDFSNAVPDDVFEKIVALIRVSTPYTGMIMSTRESQSMRERGLALGISQISGGSRTSVGGYKEEEKPEDNSAQFDRSDTRTLDEIVDWLLDLGYVPSFCTACYRAGRTGDRFMALAKSGQIHNCCQPNALMTLNEYIMDYGDEKTKAHGAKVIEQQLENIKNDLVKEKAKAYIAQMKDGERDFRF is encoded by the coding sequence ATGTATGATGTAAAATCTCCAAAGGCGGAGGAATTTATTTCCCATCAGGAAATCCTTGACACACTTGCCTATGCAGAGGAAAACAAGGAAAATCGGGAGTTGTTAGATGCTATTTTAGCGAAAGCTGCTACATTTAAGGGGTTAAACCACCGAGAAGCAGCAGTTCTCTTAGAATGTCCGTTACCTGAATATAAGGAAAAGCTTTTTGCTTTAGCAAAGGAAATCAAGAAGGCTATCTACGGCGATCGTATTGTTCTATTTGCACCGTTATACTTGTCTAACTATTGTATCAATGGATGTGTGTATTGTCCGTACCACTCCAAAAACCGCGATATTAAACGTAAAAAATTAACGCAAGACCAAATAAGAGAAGAGGTTATTGCGTTAGAAGCGATGGGCCATAAGCGTATTGTAATTGAGTCTGGTGAGGATCCATTAAATAATCCTCTTGAATATATTTTGGAATCCATCAAGACGATTTACGGTATCAAAAATAAAAATGGTGAAATCCGCCGTGTAAACGTAAATATTGCAGCTTGTTCCGTTGAGGACTACAAAAAATTACATGAAGCTGGTATTGGCACATATACATTATTCCAAGAAACATATAACAAAGAAAACTATGAAGCTTTACATCCTACAGGCCCTAAGAGCGACTACGCCTACCATACAGAGGCGATGGACCGCGCTATGCAAGGTGGTATTGATGATGTAGGCATCGGTGTTCTTTATGGTTTGGAACATTATAAATATGATTTCGTTGGATTGTTGATGCACGCTGAACATTTAGAGGCTGTGTATGGGGTAGGTCCACATACTATTTCTGTACCTCGTATTTGTCCAGCTGATGATATCGATGTAGATGATTTCAGTAATGCTGTGCCTGATGATGTATTTGAAAAAATTGTTGCTCTTATCCGCGTCTCCACACCGTATACAGGTATGATTATGTCCACTCGTGAAAGTCAGTCCATGCGTGAACGTGGCTTGGCATTAGGTATCTCCCAAATTAGTGGTGGATCTCGTACTAGCGTAGGTGGTTACAAAGAAGAAGAGAAACCAGAAGATAATTCTGCACAATTTGATCGCAGCGATACACGTACATTAGATGAAATCGTAGACTGGCTATTAGACCTTGGTTATGTACCAAGTTTCTGTACTGCATGTTATCGTGCAGGCAGAACAGGGGACCGTTTCATGGCCCTTGCTAAATCCGGTCAAATTCACAATTGTTGCCAACCTAATGCGTTGATGACATTAAACGAATATATCATGGATTACGGTGATGAAAAGACTAAGGCTCATGGTGCTAAGGTCATCGAACAACAGTTAGAAAATATTAAAAATGATTTAGTTAAAGAAAAAGCTAAAGCTTATATTGCACAGATGAAAGACGGCGAACGGGACTTCCGGTTCTAA
- the recJ gene encoding single-stranded-DNA-specific exonuclease RecJ, with the protein MIKKKRWRLCEGDQEKENILIRELGVNPIVAKLMVNRHIDVDEGRQFLQGTLSDLLDPFTLKDMDVAVSLVLETIESHKPIVIYGDYDVDGITATSVLYRFLKKLGADVTYYIPERQSEGYGLNLEALKHLIERGTDLVITVDCGISSYDIVEAVRDRINMIITDHHTAPDVIPRAKAVINHKQKDCPYKDKNLSGVGVAFKLCQALWLTKHGEWYLDDLDIVALGTVADVVPLVGENRIIVKSGLEKMNREPNLGIKKLIDVAGLHERTITSGHIGFTLAPRLNAAGRVTHATRAVELLVTDDEDIVEAIAEELNETNRERQELERNIHELARIDVANQGHKADYVTIVAGEEWHPGVIGIVASRLVEEFYKPTLVISIHDGVGKGSCRSIDGFNIYDALKSCEDILLQFGGHSAAAGFSIDANRIDELRDRLTKYCKEVVTAEEYIPVVAIDAELPVDDIDVDIIDRISDLEPYGMANSTPVFAIMEATVQDIMLMGQLKNHCKVIFATSNGTLDAIAWNRPDLFKSIFVGTVVKVAFSLQKNEWQGMVSPQLMIQAIEPLTEEPIKLSTEGLRQMYVIIKQSMRGRSQSVYNVEQDILRRKPADQNNRSALTSIDVFKELGIVEEYTSDDGQLMLRWNAIEGKLDLVTSVTFLTYSV; encoded by the coding sequence ATGATTAAGAAAAAACGTTGGCGCCTTTGTGAAGGTGATCAAGAGAAAGAGAATATCTTAATCCGTGAACTTGGTGTAAACCCTATTGTGGCTAAATTAATGGTGAATCGTCACATTGATGTAGACGAAGGTCGTCAGTTTTTACAAGGTACTTTGTCAGATTTGTTAGATCCATTTACATTAAAAGATATGGATGTGGCTGTTTCACTAGTTCTGGAAACAATTGAAAGTCACAAACCAATCGTTATTTATGGTGATTATGATGTGGATGGTATTACTGCAACATCTGTACTCTATCGATTTTTAAAGAAATTAGGTGCCGATGTTACATATTACATACCAGAACGTCAAAGCGAAGGGTATGGTCTCAATTTAGAGGCTTTAAAGCACCTTATTGAACGGGGAACGGATTTGGTAATTACCGTAGACTGCGGCATTAGCTCTTACGATATTGTAGAGGCTGTACGGGACCGCATCAATATGATTATTACGGATCACCATACGGCTCCAGATGTGATTCCACGAGCGAAGGCCGTCATAAATCATAAGCAAAAGGACTGTCCTTATAAGGATAAAAACTTATCTGGCGTAGGCGTTGCTTTCAAATTATGCCAAGCTTTGTGGCTTACAAAGCACGGAGAATGGTACTTAGATGATTTAGATATCGTTGCACTTGGCACTGTGGCCGATGTAGTACCTTTGGTCGGTGAGAACCGCATCATTGTGAAATCAGGCCTTGAGAAGATGAATAGGGAACCTAATTTAGGGATTAAAAAGCTTATTGATGTAGCTGGGCTTCATGAACGAACCATTACATCTGGGCATATTGGTTTTACCTTAGCACCTCGCCTTAATGCAGCAGGTCGCGTAACGCATGCAACGCGTGCTGTTGAACTACTTGTGACCGATGACGAGGATATAGTAGAGGCAATTGCGGAGGAACTAAACGAAACGAATCGTGAACGACAAGAGTTAGAACGAAATATTCATGAGTTAGCTCGTATCGATGTAGCCAATCAAGGACATAAAGCTGATTATGTAACTATTGTGGCCGGCGAAGAGTGGCATCCCGGTGTCATTGGTATTGTTGCCTCTCGTCTAGTAGAGGAGTTTTACAAACCAACCTTAGTTATCAGTATTCATGATGGCGTTGGTAAAGGCTCGTGCCGTAGTATAGATGGCTTTAACATATATGATGCATTAAAATCTTGCGAGGATATCTTGCTACAGTTTGGCGGACACTCTGCGGCGGCAGGTTTTAGCATCGATGCAAATCGTATTGATGAATTACGAGACCGTTTAACTAAGTATTGTAAAGAAGTTGTTACTGCTGAGGAATATATTCCTGTTGTGGCCATTGATGCGGAATTACCTGTTGATGATATCGATGTCGATATCATTGACCGCATATCAGACCTTGAGCCTTATGGGATGGCCAATAGCACGCCAGTCTTTGCTATTATGGAAGCTACCGTACAGGATATTATGCTCATGGGGCAATTAAAGAATCACTGTAAGGTAATTTTTGCAACTTCGAATGGTACATTAGATGCTATAGCTTGGAATCGTCCTGATTTATTTAAATCAATCTTTGTGGGAACCGTGGTGAAAGTGGCATTCTCCTTGCAGAAGAATGAATGGCAAGGCATGGTTTCTCCGCAGCTCATGATTCAAGCTATTGAACCGTTGACTGAAGAGCCAATTAAGCTTTCTACAGAAGGACTTAGACAAATGTATGTCATAATAAAACAGTCCATGCGAGGTCGCAGTCAGTCGGTTTATAATGTTGAACAAGATATATTGCGCCGCAAGCCGGCAGATCAGAATAATCGCAGTGCTCTAACATCTATCGATGTATTTAAAGAATTGGGCATTGTTGAAGAATATACAAGTGATGATGGTCAATTAATGCTTAGATGGAATGCTATTGAAGGAAAATTAGATCTTGTCACATCCGTAACATTCCTTACTTATAGTGTATAG